The following coding sequences are from one Pelagicoccus sp. SDUM812003 window:
- a CDS encoding DUF5063 domain-containing protein → MESEAKAFLATVSRFIEWIETGKHDLISARELLVDLIKDIHRLEKYRDFEPMDDEFERREHEGWKEDIQKLKDLPFQYYAEIFDPHNFEKAEVVTGDLMDDFADIYGDLYVANQALKKGYETEALRISISMYFMHWGYHVNSALRAIDEFYIHYYESEPGSPYNSSQSLRD, encoded by the coding sequence ATGGAATCAGAAGCTAAAGCCTTTCTTGCTACGGTCAGTCGATTCATCGAATGGATCGAGACTGGAAAGCACGATTTGATTTCTGCACGTGAACTCCTAGTTGACCTTATCAAGGACATCCATCGACTTGAAAAGTATCGGGACTTTGAGCCGATGGACGATGAGTTTGAACGAAGAGAGCACGAAGGTTGGAAAGAAGATATCCAAAAACTAAAAGACCTTCCTTTTCAGTATTACGCGGAGATTTTCGATCCACACAACTTCGAGAAGGCTGAGGTTGTGACAGGTGATCTCATGGATGACTTCGCAGACATCTACGGTGACCTCTACGTCGCAAACCAAGCCCTTAAGAAAGGATATGAGACAGAAGCACTTCGAATCTCGATCAGCATGTATTTTATGCATTGGGGCTATCACGTAAACTCTGCACTACGAGCAATCGACGAATTTTACATTCACTATTATGAGAGCGAACCAGGCAGCCCATACAACTCCAGCCAGTCGCTCCGCGACTGA